The Halopseudomonas sabulinigri genome window below encodes:
- the rssC gene encoding anti-sigma factor antagonist RssC, giving the protein MTTGKIQFAESQGTFVLKFIGDVRLTLCAALDAYIEKIFSVLSFESIVIDLTETEGIDSTSLGLLAKLSILSKQKVGFLPTLVSNHDDMNRLLQSMGFDQVFNIVPETTPTCAELQDLPGQMLSEDKVKKKVLEAHHILMQLNDSNREAFRDLVSALESDA; this is encoded by the coding sequence ATGACTACTGGCAAGATCCAGTTTGCGGAATCGCAGGGCACCTTTGTACTCAAGTTCATTGGTGACGTCCGGCTGACGCTGTGTGCGGCGCTGGACGCCTATATCGAAAAAATCTTCAGTGTGCTGAGTTTCGAGTCGATCGTGATCGATTTGACCGAAACCGAGGGGATCGACAGTACCTCTCTTGGCCTGTTGGCCAAGCTGTCGATCCTGTCGAAGCAGAAAGTCGGTTTTCTACCCACGCTGGTGTCCAATCACGACGACATGAACCGCCTCCTGCAGAGCATGGGGTTTGATCAAGTGTTCAATATAGTGCCGGAAACCACGCCAACCTGCGCTGAACTGCAGGATTTGCCGGGGCAGATGTTGTCTGAAGACAAGGTGAAGAAAAAGGTGCTGGAAGCGCACCATATTCTGATGCAGTTGAATGACAGCAACCGCGAGGCCTTCCGTGACCTCGTCAGTGCCCTGGAGTCAGACGCCTGA
- a CDS encoding PP2C family protein-serine/threonine phosphatase, translated as MQLPGTTLLVIDDDDHVRQRISAHLERGGYDVLQARDASEGLAVFTTQRPALVLCDLHLGNSRGFELVRQITESDPDTSVIVVSADGIMADVVEALRLGASDYLIKPLDDLVVLEHAVRRSLDRSRLRIENQRIRERLERANRELENHLKELRDDQAAGHQVQLNMLPATPWSSGEYRFEHRLIPSLYLSGDFVDYFRVSDSQLAFYLADVSGHGSSSAFVTVLLKFMTTRLMYEQRKADNAARIEFKPSDVLGHINRSLISCKLGKHVTMLGGVIDEQKKTLTYSIGGHLPLPVMFTGGEAHYLQGKGRPVGLFEDAEYHNEVIELPDQFSLALCSDGVLDCLSGTTLKEKEARLPQLFAESNGELRGLLAGLGLDPNKTMPDDISVLVLGRNA; from the coding sequence ATGCAGCTTCCAGGCACGACACTGCTGGTGATTGACGACGATGATCACGTTCGGCAGCGCATTTCAGCGCATTTGGAACGTGGTGGGTATGACGTCCTGCAGGCCCGTGATGCCAGCGAAGGACTCGCCGTGTTCACGACCCAGCGCCCGGCGCTGGTGCTCTGTGATTTGCACCTGGGCAATAGTCGTGGGTTCGAGCTGGTGCGTCAGATTACCGAAAGCGACCCGGACACCTCGGTGATAGTGGTGTCTGCCGATGGCATCATGGCGGACGTGGTCGAGGCGCTGCGCCTGGGCGCCAGTGATTACCTGATCAAACCGCTGGACGACCTTGTGGTGCTGGAGCACGCGGTGCGTCGTTCACTGGACCGCTCCCGTCTGCGCATTGAGAACCAGCGTATTCGCGAACGCCTGGAGCGCGCCAACCGCGAGCTGGAAAATCACCTCAAGGAGCTGCGTGACGACCAGGCTGCGGGTCACCAGGTGCAGCTCAACATGCTCCCGGCGACGCCCTGGAGCAGTGGCGAGTACCGTTTTGAACATCGCTTGATTCCTTCTCTTTATCTTTCTGGCGATTTTGTCGATTACTTCCGTGTTTCTGACAGCCAGCTGGCGTTCTACCTGGCTGACGTGTCTGGTCACGGCTCGTCTTCGGCGTTCGTGACCGTGCTGCTGAAATTCATGACGACCCGGTTGATGTATGAGCAGCGTAAGGCCGATAATGCCGCGCGCATCGAGTTCAAGCCCTCGGATGTCCTGGGGCACATCAATCGCAGTTTGATCAGTTGTAAGCTGGGCAAGCACGTGACCATGCTGGGCGGCGTGATTGATGAGCAGAAAAAGACGCTGACCTACAGTATTGGTGGGCATCTGCCGCTGCCGGTCATGTTTACCGGCGGTGAAGCACATTATCTGCAGGGCAAGGGGCGGCCGGTCGGGCTGTTCGAAGACGCCGAGTATCACAACGAGGTCATTGAGTTGCCTGACCAGTTCAGCCTGGCTTTATGCTCGGATGGCGTGCTGGATTGCCTGTCAGGGACTACCCTGAAAGAGAAGGAAGCACGTTTGCCGCAGTTGTTTGCCGAGTCCAACGGTGAATTGCGCGGCCTGTTGGCAGGTCTGGGGCTTGATCCCAACAAGACCATGCCGGATGACATTTCCGTTTTGGTGTTAGGCAGGAACGCATAA
- a CDS encoding PilZ domain-containing protein, which produces MSFHDQQYSEKRDFMRMKMETTATLTVLADNLTHSVQCQDLSNQGAQVLCPEGVSEGAAVELNIPSPTPGMKGLQAKGVVVRCQAEESGGHVIGVKFDSLD; this is translated from the coding sequence ATGTCATTTCACGACCAGCAGTACAGCGAAAAGCGTGACTTCATGCGGATGAAGATGGAGACCACCGCGACGCTGACGGTTCTCGCCGACAACCTGACCCATTCGGTTCAGTGTCAGGACCTGTCCAATCAGGGGGCCCAGGTGCTCTGTCCTGAAGGCGTGAGCGAGGGCGCTGCGGTGGAGCTGAACATCCCCTCTCCCACACCGGGAATGAAAGGACTGCAAGCCAAAGGTGTGGTAGTGCGCTGCCAGGCCGAGGAATCCGGCGGCCACGTTATTGGCGTTAAATTCGACAGCCTCGACTGA
- a CDS encoding MlaA family lipoprotein, whose translation MRFSSTGAGAVLLSLVTLTGITPVFADDSYDDYEAEYPNPDPWEKANRISFAFNDTLDRYAVKPVAKGYDAVMPEFLSDGVSNFFNNLTEPMNFVNNGLQGKFREAGVDMSRFLFNSLLGGLGTVDVATRMGLQRNDEDLGQTLGAWGVDSGPYLMVPFIGPSTLRDFSSKFPENFFNYTYTGYMNDIRVRNQLFGLEMIDKRASFLEQERLIRGDRYTFIRNAYLQNREYKVKDGNVPDEF comes from the coding sequence ATGAGATTTTCCAGTACAGGTGCTGGTGCGGTATTGCTGTCGCTAGTGACGCTAACCGGTATTACACCTGTTTTTGCCGACGATTCCTACGATGATTACGAGGCTGAATACCCTAATCCCGATCCATGGGAAAAAGCCAATCGCATCAGCTTCGCTTTCAACGACACTCTGGATCGCTATGCGGTCAAACCGGTCGCCAAGGGCTACGATGCCGTCATGCCTGAGTTTCTGAGCGATGGGGTGAGCAATTTTTTCAACAACCTCACCGAGCCGATGAACTTCGTCAATAATGGCTTGCAAGGCAAGTTTCGCGAGGCGGGTGTGGATATGTCCCGTTTTCTGTTCAACAGCCTGCTAGGGGGGTTGGGTACAGTCGATGTGGCGACTCGCATGGGTTTGCAGCGTAACGATGAAGATCTGGGGCAAACGCTGGGCGCTTGGGGCGTCGACAGCGGCCCTTATTTGATGGTGCCCTTTATCGGGCCAAGCACACTGCGCGATTTCAGTTCAAAATTTCCGGAAAACTTCTTCAATTACACCTACACCGGTTACATGAACGATATCCGCGTGCGTAACCAGTTGTTCGGGCTGGAGATGATCGACAAGCGGGCGTCCTTTCTGGAGCAGGAGCGCTTGATTCGCGGGGATCGTTATACCTTTATTCGCAACGCCTACCTGCAGAATCGCGAATATAAAGTCAAAGACGGCAACGTACCGGACGAGTTCTGA
- a CDS encoding acyl-CoA thioesterase, whose product MTEDNKPVLYRCELPVRYGDMDSNQHVNNTRYYQYLEEARILWLDGLGAQRREIGQGLVLLSCTHYFLRPVVHPSIVVVELIAGDVGRTSLTLEHRLYVKGQPELVGYGDVKMVWIDVATQRPIPVPDSVRVSIGKAPLAES is encoded by the coding sequence ATGACCGAAGACAACAAGCCTGTGCTCTACCGCTGTGAACTACCCGTACGCTACGGCGATATGGACAGCAACCAGCACGTCAACAACACCCGTTACTACCAGTATCTGGAAGAAGCCCGCATCCTCTGGCTGGATGGTCTTGGCGCGCAGCGCCGCGAAATTGGGCAGGGCCTGGTGTTGCTCAGCTGCACACACTACTTTCTGCGGCCAGTGGTCCACCCCTCCATCGTGGTGGTCGAATTGATCGCCGGCGATGTGGGTAGAACCAGTCTGACGCTGGAACACCGCCTTTATGTCAAAGGGCAACCCGAACTGGTCGGCTATGGCGACGTTAAAATGGTCTGGATTGATGTGGCCACCCAACGCCCCATTCCGGTGCCCGACAGCGTTCGCGTGTCCATAGGTAAGGCGCCGCTGGCGGAGAGCTGA
- a CDS encoding DUF4404 family protein, translating into MPTQRLKAQLESLQDTLNDPNAELTAEEREALQNMANNIYARLLTKESEDQPEEDPTLVDGVNLMAEQFAVRHPTLAGTLRSVMQTLSDMGI; encoded by the coding sequence ATGCCCACACAGCGTCTGAAAGCCCAACTGGAATCGCTGCAGGATACGCTCAACGACCCGAACGCCGAGCTGACCGCCGAAGAGCGCGAAGCCCTGCAGAACATGGCAAATAATATTTATGCCCGACTGCTCACCAAGGAAAGTGAAGACCAGCCCGAGGAAGATCCTACCCTGGTTGACGGGGTAAACCTGATGGCCGAACAATTCGCCGTGCGCCACCCTACCCTCGCCGGCACCCTGCGCAGTGTGATGCAGACACTCTCGGACATGGGCATCTGA